A part of Saimiri boliviensis isolate mSaiBol1 chromosome 13, mSaiBol1.pri, whole genome shotgun sequence genomic DNA contains:
- the ZBTB14 gene encoding zinc finger and BTB domain-containing protein 14, whose product MEFFISMSETIKYNDDDHKTLFLKTLNEQRLEGEFCDIAIVVEDVKFRAHRCVLAACSTYFKKLFKKLEVDSSSVIEIDFLRSDIFEEVLNYMYTAKISVKKEDVNLMMSSGQILGIRFLDKLCSQKRDVSSPDENNGQSKSKYCLKINRPIGDAADTQDDDVEEIGDQDDSPSDDTVEGTPPSQEDGKSPTTTLRVQEAILKELGSEEVRKVNCYGQEVESMETPESKDLGSQTPQALTFNDGMSEVKDEQTPGWTTAASDMKFEYLLYGHHREQIACQACGKTFSDEGRLRKHEKLHTADRPFVCEMCTKGFTTQAHLKEHLKIHTGYKPYSCEVCGKSFIRAPDLKKHERVHSNERPFACHMCDKAFKHKSHLKDHERRHRGEKPFVCGSCTKAFAKASDLKRHENNMHSERKQVTPSAIQSETEQLQAAAMAAEAEQQLETIACS is encoded by the exons ATG gagtTTTTCATCAGTATGTCTGAAACCATTAAATATAATGACGATGATCATAAAACTCTGTTTCTGAAAACACTAAATGAACAGCGCCTGGAAGGAGAATTTTGTGATATTGCTATTGTGGTTGAGGATGTGAAATTCAGAGCACATAGATGTGTTCTTGCCGCCTGCAGCACCTACTTTAAAAAGCTTTTCAAGAAGCTTGAGGTTGATAGTTCTTCAGTCATAGAAATAGATTTCCTTCGTTCTGATATATTCGAAGAGGTCCTGAACTACATGTACACAGCAAAGATTTCTGTGAAAAAGGAAGATGTTAACTTAATGATGTCATCAGGTCAGATTCTTGGTATCCGATTTTTGGATAAACTGTGTTCCCAAAAGCGCGACGTGTCCAGTCCCGACGAAAACAATGGTCAGTCCAAAAGTAAgtattgtctcaaaataaatcgCCCCATTGGTGATGCTGCTGACACCCAGGATGATGATGTAGAGGAAATCGGGGATCAGGATGACAGTCCTTCTGATGACACAGTAGAAGGCACCCCCCCAAGTCAGGAGGACGGCAAGTCACCTACCACAACACTCAGGGTTCAGGAAGCGATCCTGAAAGAGCTGGGGAGTGAGGAAGTTCGGAAGGTCAATTGCTACGGCCAGGAAGTAGAATCCATGGAGACCCCAGAATCAAAAGACTTGGGGTCCCAGACCCCTCAAGCCTTAACATTTAATGATGGGATGAGTGAAGTGAAAGATGAACAGACACCAGGCTGGACGACGGCAGCCAGTGACATGAAGTTTGAGTATTTGCTTTATGGTCACCATCGGGAGCAGATTGCCTGCCAGGCCTGTGGGAAGACGTTTTCTGATGAAGGCAGATTGAGGAAGCATGAGAAACTCCACACGGCAGACAGACCGTTTGTTTGTGAAATGTGCACAAAAGGTTTCACCACACAGGCCCACCTGAAAGAACACCTAAAAATCCACACGGGCTATAAGCCCTATAGCTGTGAGGTGTGTGGAAAGTCATTTATCCGCGCCCCAGACTTAAAGAAGCACGAGAGAGTCCACAGTAATGAAAGACCATTTGCGTGCCACATGTGTGACAAAGCCTTCAAACATAAGTCTCACCTCAAGGATCATGAAAGAAGACACAGAGGGGAAAAGCCTTTTGTGTGTGGCTCCTGCACCAAGGCATTTGCCAAGGCATCTGATCTGAAAAGGCATGAGAACAATATGCACAGTGAAAGGAAGCAGGTTACCCCCAGTGCCATCCAGAGCGAGACAGAACAGTTGCAGGCGGCAGCAATGGCCGCAGAAGCAGAGCAGCAGCTGGAAACGATAGCCTGTAGCTAG